A DNA window from Rossellomorea marisflavi contains the following coding sequences:
- a CDS encoding iron-containing alcohol dehydrogenase: MSSSKLVFAPLSYTGWGSLENLLPEVRKAEAKRILIVTDPQLVEIGLTRNVTVPLEEEGFDITLYTEVVPEPPLSVGEQLVAFTREGGFDLVIGMGGGSALDLAKMTAVLSQQEGRVEDYLNLSGTKEIQVKGLPKILIPTTAGTGSEVTNIAVLSLDSTKDVVTHDNLLADVAIIDPKLTLTVPPKVTAATGIDALTHAVEAYVSINASPSTDALALHAIKLIGGSIRTAVRDGSDRQARIDMSYGSYIAGLAFFNAGVAGVHALAYPLGGQFHISHGESNAVLLPYVMGYIRKSCEGRMADVLEAIEGRSNDLSKEEASRKCVEELVRIVRDVGIPQRLSQFDIPESALEELTKDGVKQKRLLARSPMVLEEADIHRIYQAAYDGEVVEGNKQ; encoded by the coding sequence ATGAGTAGTTCAAAACTAGTATTTGCGCCACTTAGCTATACAGGGTGGGGATCGTTGGAGAACCTACTTCCTGAAGTGAGGAAGGCGGAGGCAAAGAGGATCCTCATTGTCACGGATCCGCAACTGGTCGAAATCGGGTTGACCCGGAACGTCACGGTACCCCTTGAGGAAGAGGGATTCGACATCACCCTGTATACAGAAGTGGTACCTGAGCCCCCGCTCTCTGTAGGGGAACAACTGGTGGCATTCACGAGGGAAGGAGGTTTCGACCTGGTGATCGGCATGGGAGGCGGGAGTGCTCTCGACCTGGCCAAGATGACCGCTGTCCTGTCTCAGCAGGAAGGGCGTGTAGAGGATTATCTGAATCTATCAGGCACGAAGGAAATCCAAGTGAAGGGACTTCCGAAGATCCTCATCCCGACCACAGCGGGAACCGGTTCGGAAGTGACCAACATTGCCGTTCTCTCTTTAGATTCCACGAAGGATGTCGTGACCCATGACAACCTATTGGCGGACGTTGCCATCATTGATCCCAAACTCACGCTGACGGTGCCACCAAAGGTGACGGCGGCCACAGGGATCGACGCCCTGACTCATGCTGTCGAGGCATATGTCTCGATCAATGCAAGCCCGTCAACGGACGCCCTGGCCCTGCACGCAATCAAGTTGATTGGCGGATCCATTCGTACGGCTGTGAGGGATGGTTCCGATCGGCAGGCACGCATTGATATGAGCTACGGAAGCTATATCGCGGGTCTTGCCTTCTTCAATGCAGGCGTAGCAGGTGTCCATGCCCTCGCCTATCCCCTTGGTGGTCAGTTCCACATTTCCCACGGAGAATCCAATGCCGTCCTCCTTCCTTATGTGATGGGGTATATCCGGAAGAGCTGTGAAGGGAGGATGGCAGACGTGTTAGAAGCAATCGAAGGCAGGTCCAATGACTTGTCTAAGGAAGAAGCCTCAAGAAAATGCGTGGAAGAATTGGTTAGGATCGTCAGGGATGTCGGTATCCCACAGCGATTATCCCAGTTCGATATCCCCGAATCAGCCCTTGAAGAGCTGACGAAGGACGGTGTGAAACAGAAGAGACTGTTAGCCAGGAGTCCGATGGTACTGGAGGAAGCGGATATCCACAGGATTTATCAAGCGGCTTATGATGGAGAAGTCGTGGAAGGGAATAAACAATAA
- a CDS encoding VOC family protein encodes MKKATPFLMFQNADAEEAMTFYTSLIEDSEITSINRYGADGPGEEGTVMTATFTIKGQEFMCIDSHIKHGFTFTPAFSIFLECSSEEEIDHVYETLLNGGSALMPLGGYGFSQKFGWVNDRFGVSWQMTLI; translated from the coding sequence ATGAAAAAAGCCACCCCGTTCCTTATGTTCCAAAACGCCGACGCCGAAGAAGCGATGACGTTCTACACGTCCCTCATTGAAGATTCAGAGATCACAAGCATCAACCGCTACGGAGCTGATGGGCCCGGTGAGGAGGGGACCGTCATGACGGCCACTTTCACCATCAAGGGTCAGGAGTTCATGTGCATCGACAGTCATATCAAGCATGGATTCACCTTCACCCCTGCCTTCTCAATCTTCCTGGAGTGCAGCAGTGAAGAAGAGATCGATCACGTTTACGAGACGCTTCTCAACGGCGGAAGTGCCCTCATGCCCCTTGGTGGTTATGGGTTCAGCCAGAAGTTCGGATGGGTCAATGATCGATTCGGGGTATCATGGCAGATGACGCTGATATAA
- a CDS encoding PH domain-containing protein produces the protein MEEKVWEERSRSPLIEKSNAINRRRSGYVYFPSKKDGWMGFLHLIILFLCFGLPVLSDEWVWIFVIPLVLGVVNLLIWFRTGYRVEAEEVVIYYGPITLRVPIQEIERVAFIKSPFVGPALSVDRIGITYSASKFLTVSPRNQEEFLQVLRESNPNLVVDRRD, from the coding sequence ATGGAAGAAAAGGTGTGGGAAGAGCGGTCCCGTTCACCTCTTATCGAGAAGTCCAATGCCATTAATAGACGGAGGAGTGGTTACGTGTATTTCCCTTCAAAAAAAGACGGGTGGATGGGATTCCTTCATCTTATCATCCTGTTTCTCTGTTTCGGACTGCCGGTTTTATCCGATGAGTGGGTCTGGATCTTTGTAATCCCACTGGTGCTTGGTGTCGTGAACCTTCTTATCTGGTTCCGGACGGGTTATCGTGTAGAGGCGGAGGAAGTGGTGATATATTATGGTCCTATCACCTTACGGGTTCCCATCCAAGAGATTGAGAGAGTGGCTTTTATAAAGAGTCCGTTTGTGGGGCCGGCGCTTTCAGTGGACCGGATAGGGATTACCTACTCTGCCTCAAAGTTTCTGACGGTTTCCCCCAGGAATCAAGAGGAGTTCCTGCAGGTTTTGAGGGAATCAAATCCTAATCTGGTTGTAGATCGGAGGGACTGA
- a CDS encoding HAD-IIB family hydrolase, whose protein sequence is MHFIFDLDGTICFKGKPISPAITRALQQLEEAGHRIVFASARPIRDMLPVLPKPFHNGTLIGGNGALISKNGTITFSQAFSPAIVESLMSTLHEHQATYLIDGEWDYSYTGRADHPILTNLDPHRLAKNIPISEHPSIVKLLILSAVEKESLLEKLGEMDIILHLHAQEDVIDCSPKGIQKRAALSHLNITDYIAFGNDANDITMFEGARHAVMIGDHQALRPHCTESIPYTTEIEEDIIAKLMELSDAFASERVTS, encoded by the coding sequence ATGCATTTCATTTTTGATTTAGACGGAACCATCTGCTTTAAAGGAAAACCCATCTCACCGGCCATCACCCGTGCACTCCAGCAGCTTGAAGAAGCCGGCCACCGGATTGTATTCGCCTCGGCCAGACCCATCCGGGATATGCTCCCTGTCCTGCCAAAGCCGTTCCATAACGGTACGCTGATCGGCGGGAACGGGGCACTAATCTCCAAAAACGGGACCATCACGTTTTCTCAGGCTTTTTCACCGGCCATTGTCGAGTCTCTGATGAGCACCCTTCATGAGCATCAAGCCACCTACCTGATTGACGGGGAGTGGGATTATTCGTATACGGGCAGAGCCGATCACCCGATCCTGACCAACCTGGATCCACATCGCCTTGCCAAGAATATTCCCATCAGTGAGCATCCCTCCATCGTGAAGCTGCTCATCCTTAGCGCAGTTGAAAAAGAAAGCCTTCTGGAAAAGCTCGGAGAAATGGATATCATCCTCCACCTCCATGCACAGGAGGACGTGATTGACTGCAGCCCAAAAGGCATCCAAAAGCGTGCAGCACTCTCTCACCTGAATATCACCGATTACATCGCCTTCGGTAATGACGCCAATGATATTACCATGTTCGAAGGGGCCAGGCACGCCGTCATGATCGGCGACCATCAGGCGTTACGCCCGCATTGTACTGAAAGCATTCCGTACACTACAGAAATAGAAGAGGATATCATTGCAAAGTTGATGGAATTGAGCGATGCCTTCGCATCAGAACGTGTCACATCCTAA
- a CDS encoding GNAT family N-acetyltransferase: MNIRQLNSQDYYEISPVINEWWGGRNMADMLPKVFFDHFQDTSFVMERGGRIAGFLVGFLSQSKKGEAYIHFVGVHPEYRQLGIGKALYEQFFAEASSRGCQKVRCLTSPVNTGSIAYHTRMGFKIEKGDKLTDSGIHVHSDYDGKGQDRVLFVKAF, encoded by the coding sequence ATGAACATTCGTCAATTAAATAGTCAGGATTATTATGAGATATCCCCGGTGATCAATGAGTGGTGGGGTGGAAGGAATATGGCCGACATGCTCCCGAAAGTCTTCTTCGACCACTTCCAGGATACAAGTTTTGTGATGGAACGGGGAGGCAGGATAGCGGGTTTCTTGGTCGGGTTCCTCTCGCAGTCAAAGAAAGGGGAGGCCTATATCCACTTTGTTGGCGTTCACCCGGAATACCGTCAACTGGGGATTGGAAAGGCATTATATGAGCAATTCTTTGCCGAGGCAAGCAGTCGTGGCTGTCAAAAGGTGCGCTGCCTCACTTCCCCGGTGAATACGGGGTCGATTGCCTACCATACGAGAATGGGGTTCAAGATAGAGAAGGGGGATAAGCTGACGGACTCCGGTATCCATGTTCATTCTGACTATGATGGGAAGGGGCAGGATCGTGTGCTGTTTGTGAAAGCTTTTTAG
- a CDS encoding DUF4017 family protein, with translation MFLFIWGGLLVLLVILISLLPKSRYLWVIPPAAYLTVVTIALLGKSSDPGYDVWGFKFAIAQFIAIPLFVITAGVIFFRLHWRKPNV, from the coding sequence ATGTTTCTATTCATATGGGGCGGCCTTCTGGTTCTCCTCGTGATCCTCATCAGCCTTCTGCCCAAGAGCCGATATCTCTGGGTGATTCCTCCTGCCGCTTACCTCACCGTGGTGACCATCGCTCTTCTAGGTAAAAGCAGCGATCCCGGGTATGATGTATGGGGGTTCAAATTTGCGATTGCACAATTCATCGCCATCCCCCTTTTCGTCATAACAGCAGGTGTCATCTTTTTCAGATTGCATTGGCGGAAACCAAATGTGTGA
- a CDS encoding YrvL family regulatory protein, translating to MSDQDSFKNESLPTKIFIIVSVSLIILAAIGFVVALIFFGFVGLFRIIGIEYSSYWSLLWFAVFYFICGFIGDFIVKLLFGLMRASGRWSWNALKGGYFFFSFLINWGIISILVALMSSIDIQPLTQIGIALFLALLDLVFDPPKEKKADMEEGGE from the coding sequence ATGTCCGATCAAGACTCATTCAAAAACGAATCACTACCCACAAAAATTTTCATCATCGTGTCTGTCAGTCTGATCATTCTCGCAGCTATCGGATTTGTCGTCGCCCTGATTTTCTTCGGTTTCGTCGGTCTCTTCCGGATCATCGGCATCGAGTACAGCTCTTACTGGTCCCTGCTTTGGTTCGCGGTATTCTACTTCATCTGCGGATTCATCGGAGATTTTATCGTGAAGCTGCTGTTCGGCCTCATGAGGGCGTCGGGACGCTGGTCATGGAATGCATTGAAGGGAGGCTATTTCTTCTTCTCCTTCCTGATTAACTGGGGCATCATTTCCATCCTGGTGGCTCTCATGTCGTCCATTGACATACAGCCCCTGACTCAGATCGGAATCGCCTTATTCCTCGCCCTGTTGGATCTTGTGTTCGACCCGCCGAAGGAAAAGAAGGCAGACATGGAAGAAGGAGGCGAATGA
- a CDS encoding LacI family DNA-binding transcriptional regulator, translated as MPTILDIARVSGVSKSTVSRVLNHHPHVSEDSRRKVEEAIKELSYVRNLRGVQLRLQRNHTIGIVVPLLDHPYFSRLAGILTKTCRDAGYKMVIHQTFFSQDAESEIYDALIHKEVDALILTHSTFAEDEIKSRVQDQIVVVCNEQFDGAHFDTVGVDEEEATFIATDHLLHQGAFPLIFCGDDMDSPLQQKRWEGFKRAHAHHGLECADTCCHNKVITIEDGVALGEERFLTASPPKGIVAGSDFVAAGLLAAANAVGLSVPEDVKIIGFDDHPICLTTSPTLSSISYALDEIALDLMGRLTQRLQGKNPEPLLIKRKPWLVRRGSS; from the coding sequence ATGCCGACCATTCTTGATATCGCCCGTGTAAGCGGAGTGTCCAAATCGACCGTTTCACGGGTCCTGAATCACCATCCTCATGTCTCGGAAGACAGCCGGAGGAAGGTGGAAGAAGCCATCAAGGAACTTTCCTACGTCCGAAATCTCCGTGGCGTCCAGCTCCGTTTGCAACGAAATCACACGATCGGGATTGTCGTGCCTCTCCTGGATCATCCCTACTTCAGCCGCCTTGCGGGTATCCTTACAAAAACCTGCCGGGACGCCGGGTATAAGATGGTCATCCACCAGACCTTCTTTTCCCAGGATGCTGAATCAGAGATCTATGATGCCTTGATTCATAAAGAGGTCGATGCCTTGATCCTCACCCACTCAACCTTCGCGGAAGATGAGATCAAGTCGAGGGTTCAGGATCAGATCGTCGTCGTGTGCAATGAACAGTTCGATGGGGCACACTTTGATACCGTCGGCGTGGATGAAGAGGAAGCGACGTTCATCGCCACCGATCACCTTCTTCATCAGGGGGCTTTCCCCCTCATCTTCTGCGGAGACGATATGGACTCCCCTCTCCAACAGAAGCGTTGGGAGGGTTTTAAGCGGGCACACGCCCATCACGGACTTGAGTGCGCTGACACTTGTTGTCATAACAAGGTCATCACCATTGAAGACGGGGTGGCATTGGGAGAGGAACGTTTCCTCACCGCTTCGCCACCAAAGGGAATTGTGGCAGGAAGTGATTTTGTAGCCGCAGGGCTCCTCGCTGCTGCGAATGCAGTAGGTTTGTCGGTGCCGGAGGACGTGAAGATCATCGGGTTTGATGATCATCCCATCTGCTTGACGACCTCCCCGACCCTTTCTTCCATCTCGTATGCTCTGGACGAAATCGCGCTAGATCTCATGGGCAGGCTGACACAGCGCCTTCAAGGAAAGAATCCCGAGCCCCTTTTGATCAAACGAAAACCATGGTTGGTGAGACGAGGTTCCTCTTAA
- a CDS encoding HAD-IIB family hydrolase gives MPQDVYHSTGETRYIAFFDFDETYFPHACTEEQLMMVHELEEYLQWLASEQHVKIGWVTGSSLTQVEEKMKKARMRYLPHFISSNLGTEMWEVHASQCYRPIPEWEKRIARSGFSHGVVQEILDDLKNIYSIKLTPQTQFGQGTYKMNYYYYPASDTGVDYHLGIIRQLAFNHGVGININRCNPKAGDPENAYDVDFIPKGTGKKAAVSFMKKHYNVPSSRTLAFGDSGNDLEMVKTVEHGYLLGAATEEAKRKHDFITEGEYGKGIMEVCGRVFSRKEWDSAMER, from the coding sequence ATGCCGCAAGATGTTTACCATTCGACAGGCGAGACCAGGTATATCGCATTTTTTGATTTTGATGAAACGTATTTCCCACATGCATGTACAGAGGAGCAGCTCATGATGGTCCATGAACTGGAGGAGTATCTTCAATGGCTTGCGTCTGAGCAACATGTGAAGATCGGATGGGTGACAGGCAGCAGTCTCACCCAGGTCGAGGAGAAGATGAAGAAGGCGAGGATGCGGTATCTTCCCCACTTCATCTCAAGCAACCTCGGGACGGAAATGTGGGAAGTGCATGCAAGCCAATGCTACCGTCCCATTCCGGAATGGGAGAAGAGGATTGCCCGGTCAGGCTTCTCCCATGGAGTCGTACAGGAGATCCTGGATGACTTAAAGAACATCTACTCTATCAAACTGACCCCTCAAACCCAGTTCGGGCAGGGGACTTATAAGATGAACTACTATTACTATCCCGCTTCGGACACAGGTGTCGATTATCACCTCGGCATCATCCGTCAGCTCGCGTTCAATCACGGTGTAGGAATCAACATCAACCGTTGCAACCCGAAGGCAGGAGACCCGGAAAATGCGTACGACGTCGACTTCATTCCCAAAGGGACGGGCAAGAAGGCCGCGGTCAGCTTCATGAAGAAACATTACAACGTCCCCAGTAGCCGCACCCTAGCCTTCGGAGACAGCGGCAACGACCTGGAAATGGTGAAGACTGTAGAGCACGGTTATCTTCTAGGAGCTGCCACGGAAGAAGCGAAAAGGAAGCATGACTTCATAACAGAAGGTGAATACGGGAAAGGGATCATGGAAGTGTGTGGGAGAGTGTTTTCGCGTAAGGAATGGGACAGCGCGATGGAGAGGTGA